In one Nicotiana sylvestris chromosome 8, ASM39365v2, whole genome shotgun sequence genomic region, the following are encoded:
- the LOC138875970 gene encoding uncharacterized protein codes for MSHSHKYILVAIDYASKRVEAILTRTNDARVVYEFLRKNIFTSFGILRVIISDNGSHFVNKQFAAILSKYGVTHLKGTTYHAQTSGQVAVVNRELKRILEKTVNASRKDWSVKLDEAL; via the coding sequence ATGTCACATTCTCATAAGTATATCCTAGTAGCCATTGACTATGCCTCTAAACGGGTCGAAGCAATCCTTACTAGGACCAATGATGCTCGGGTGGTGTATGAGTTCTTGCGGAAAAACATCTTTACCAGTTTTGGGATACTTCGAGTGATTATCAGTGACAATGGGTCACACTTTGTGAATAAGCAGTTTGCTGCAATACTGTCCAAGTATGGGGTCACACATTTAAAAGGAACCACATACCATGCCCAAACTAGTGGGCAAGTCGCAGTGGTTAACCGGGAACTAAAACGAATTCTTGAAAAGACAGTTAATGCTTCTCGTAAAGATTGGTCTGTCAAGCTAGATGAAGCACTATAG